Proteins found in one Lutimonas zeaxanthinifaciens genomic segment:
- a CDS encoding lysophospholipid acyltransferase family protein, whose protein sequence is MQLLAYILLYPPLWLISMLPMRVLFGISDFLYLVLYYLVGYRKKVVRHNLELCFPEKSAEERLVLEKESFKHFVDVFMELIKSFTISEKEISKRLSITNPELLDEYYQQGKSVIFLSGHYANWEWVSFIVEKSLNYHMSVVYKKLKNKYFDRLIKRTRNKFGVNFVPTKEFYPEILTNLKNGKIQAYGFLADQTPKWEKIKYWGTFMDIEVPIVIGPETIARKLDLPVFYFQTERVKRGVYQSTFILLENNPKSAPLYQLTDKYVAEMEKQIRKAPEFYFWTHKRFKHMGKKPK, encoded by the coding sequence ATGCAATTACTGGCGTATATCCTGCTCTATCCACCATTATGGCTGATTTCAATGCTTCCCATGCGCGTATTGTTTGGGATCTCTGACTTCCTGTATCTGGTTCTTTATTACCTGGTGGGCTACAGAAAAAAAGTAGTTCGGCATAATTTAGAGCTTTGTTTTCCAGAAAAATCTGCTGAAGAACGTCTTGTTCTGGAAAAAGAATCCTTCAAACATTTTGTTGATGTTTTTATGGAACTCATTAAATCTTTTACGATCTCAGAAAAAGAGATTTCAAAAAGACTTTCTATTACAAATCCTGAACTTCTGGATGAATATTACCAGCAAGGCAAAAGTGTCATTTTCCTTTCAGGACATTACGCCAATTGGGAGTGGGTCTCTTTTATTGTTGAAAAAAGTCTCAACTACCATATGAGTGTAGTTTATAAAAAACTAAAAAACAAGTATTTTGACCGACTCATTAAACGTACGCGAAACAAATTTGGTGTAAATTTTGTCCCGACCAAGGAATTCTACCCTGAAATCCTGACCAATCTTAAGAATGGAAAAATTCAGGCCTATGGATTTCTTGCTGATCAAACCCCAAAATGGGAGAAGATCAAATACTGGGGCACTTTTATGGATATTGAGGTTCCGATTGTCATAGGGCCCGAAACGATAGCTCGAAAACTCGATCTCCCGGTTTTCTATTTTCAGACTGAAAGAGTCAAACGGGGTGTATATCAGTCTACTTTTATACTGCTTGAAAACAATCCGAAATCGGCCCCACTCTATCAACTAACCGATAAATATGTGGCGGAAATGGAAAAACAGATTCGGAAAGCTCCGGAATTTTATTTCTGGACCCATAAGAGATTCAAGCACATGGGGAAAAAACCGAAATAA
- the rpsA gene encoding 30S ribosomal protein S1 — protein sequence MEEKVAEKAVVVAEQAEPKVDAGKFLEEFDWQKYEEGIEAIDQKKLDEFDSALENTVGFVEERQVIDGVVVRLTDREAIIDINSKSEGVISLNEFRYNPNLKVGDTVEVKVDKLEDNTGQLVLSHRKARVIKAWERVNRAHETQEIVTGYVKCRTKGGMIVDVFGIEAFLPGSQIDVKPIRDYDQFVDKNMEFKVVKINHEFKNIVVSHKALIEADLAEQKKEIIGQLEKGQVLEGVVKNITSYGVFVDLGGVDGLVHITDLSWSRINHPSEIVELDQKLNVVILDFDDEKTRIQLGLKQLSKHPWEALDENLKVGDKVKGKVAIIADYGAFIEVSEGVEGLIHVSEMSWSTHLRSAQDFVKVGDVVEAVILTLDRDERKMSLGIKQLQPDPWTDITTKYPVGSKHTGTVRNYTNFGVFVELEEGIDGLVYISDLSWTKKIKHPSDFVKVGDKLDVEVLELDVEGRKLNLGHKQTTENPWDKHEETYTIDSVHSGTIKEVNDKGAIVTFEDGVEAFVPGRHMEKEDRSKLVKGDAAEFKVLEFNKEYRRLVVSHSAIFRAQEERNIKAANKQSEQAEKTTLGDISGLADLKKKMESGK from the coding sequence TTGGAAGAAAAAGTAGCAGAAAAAGCTGTAGTAGTTGCTGAGCAGGCTGAACCAAAAGTAGATGCAGGAAAGTTCCTTGAAGAATTTGACTGGCAGAAATACGAAGAAGGAATTGAAGCCATTGATCAGAAAAAATTAGATGAATTTGACAGTGCCCTTGAAAATACAGTAGGGTTTGTTGAAGAGCGTCAGGTTATTGATGGTGTCGTTGTAAGACTTACAGACCGTGAGGCCATCATCGATATCAATTCAAAGTCTGAAGGTGTTATTTCATTAAACGAATTCAGATATAACCCTAACCTAAAGGTTGGTGATACCGTAGAGGTAAAGGTTGACAAGTTAGAAGATAACACGGGTCAATTGGTCTTATCTCACAGAAAGGCAAGAGTAATCAAGGCCTGGGAGAGAGTAAACAGAGCTCATGAAACTCAGGAAATCGTTACAGGTTACGTAAAATGTAGAACAAAAGGAGGTATGATTGTTGACGTATTCGGTATCGAAGCCTTCTTGCCAGGTTCTCAAATTGACGTTAAGCCAATTAGAGATTACGATCAGTTTGTAGACAAAAATATGGAGTTCAAGGTTGTTAAGATCAACCATGAGTTCAAAAACATTGTTGTTTCTCACAAAGCGCTTATTGAAGCGGATCTTGCAGAGCAGAAGAAAGAAATCATTGGACAATTAGAAAAAGGACAGGTACTTGAAGGTGTTGTGAAGAACATTACTTCTTATGGTGTATTTGTTGACCTTGGAGGTGTTGACGGATTGGTGCACATTACAGATCTTTCTTGGAGCAGAATTAATCACCCGAGTGAAATTGTAGAATTGGATCAAAAACTGAATGTTGTAATCCTTGACTTTGACGATGAGAAGACAAGAATTCAACTTGGATTGAAACAATTGAGCAAACATCCATGGGAAGCATTGGATGAAAACCTTAAAGTTGGTGATAAGGTAAAAGGTAAAGTTGCGATCATAGCTGATTATGGTGCATTTATCGAGGTAAGTGAAGGTGTTGAAGGATTGATTCACGTTTCTGAAATGTCTTGGTCAACTCACTTGAGATCGGCTCAGGATTTTGTAAAGGTAGGAGACGTTGTTGAGGCTGTTATTCTTACACTTGACAGAGACGAAAGAAAGATGTCTTTAGGGATCAAGCAATTGCAACCGGACCCATGGACAGATATTACAACAAAATACCCAGTTGGTTCAAAGCACACTGGAACCGTAAGAAATTATACTAATTTTGGAGTATTTGTTGAATTGGAAGAAGGAATTGACGGATTGGTTTACATTTCTGATCTATCATGGACTAAGAAGATCAAGCACCCATCTGACTTTGTAAAAGTTGGTGACAAGCTGGATGTAGAAGTTCTTGAATTGGATGTTGAAGGACGTAAATTAAACCTTGGTCATAAACAAACTACTGAGAATCCTTGGGATAAGCACGAAGAAACTTACACTATTGATTCTGTTCATTCAGGAACAATCAAAGAGGTAAATGACAAGGGTGCTATTGTTACTTTTGAAGATGGAGTTGAGGCTTTTGTACCTGGACGTCATATGGAGAAAGAAGACAGATCTAAATTGGTAAAAGGAGATGCTGCTGAATTCAAAGTATTGGAATTCAACAAAGAGTACAGAAGATTAGTAGTTTCTCACTCAGCCATATTCAGAGCACAGGAAGAAAGAAATATCAAGGCCGCGAACAAGCAGTCTGAACAAGCTGAAAAAACTACTTTAGGAGATATTTCAGGTCTCGCTGATCTTAAGAAAAAAATGGAATCTGGTAAGTAA
- the yidC gene encoding membrane protein insertase YidC: protein MEEKKFDLNSLIGFVLLGAIMIYYFYTNQPTPEQIEQRRAEQVQDSINQLSNESESSKAIEPAEFTQAPVNPSDTLAFEQAKNRLGIFAYSAGLPSATDSETIIENELVQIKVANKGGQITEVLLKNYKTFNKLPLFIIKDQNASFNMSFATQDNRNLQTKDLYFEPTLTSNGENQVLSMKLKVSSNQYLEYRYELKPDDYMLDFAVRTQGMESAINTSQAINLDWQLKSFRTEKSVKYENQYTDLRYLENGTFEYMNAMSDEDEEDVNDVNWIAFKQQFFTSVLLAEDKFESAKLISKNLVKNEDTDTVYTKQYQALIPLQAKNGELAYNMNMYYGPVDYAVLSQYKGKQMDRIVSLGWGIFRWINKYVFIPVFSVLSSFIGSFGIVIILMTIVVRIIMSPVVYKSYLSSAKMKVLRPEMQEINDKWKGKENAMKRQQETMALQRKAGVNPLSGCIPALIQMPVFFALFRFFPANIDIRQHGFLWADDLSAYDEVLKLPFKIPFYGDHVSLFPILASVAIFFYMQMTQSQQMNMQQPQQEGMPDMQKMMKMMMWFSPIMMMFFFNSYASSLSLYYFVSNLLTIAIMLVIKHFILDEDKIHAQIQENKKRPEKKKSAFRQRLDEAMKQAQEQQERQKRGR, encoded by the coding sequence ATGGAAGAAAAAAAATTCGATCTTAATTCTTTGATAGGTTTCGTGCTTTTGGGCGCGATCATGATATATTATTTTTATACCAATCAGCCCACACCTGAACAAATAGAACAGCGAAGAGCAGAACAGGTCCAGGACTCAATAAATCAATTGAGTAATGAATCGGAATCCAGTAAGGCAATAGAACCTGCTGAATTTACGCAAGCCCCGGTTAACCCATCTGACACCCTTGCTTTTGAACAGGCAAAGAATAGGCTGGGGATCTTTGCCTACAGTGCAGGTTTGCCATCAGCAACAGATTCGGAAACCATTATCGAAAACGAGCTCGTACAGATTAAAGTAGCTAATAAAGGAGGGCAGATCACAGAGGTGTTATTGAAAAATTATAAAACCTTCAACAAACTTCCGCTATTCATTATAAAAGATCAGAATGCTTCTTTTAATATGTCATTTGCCACTCAGGACAATAGAAACCTTCAAACCAAGGATCTTTATTTTGAGCCGACCCTGACATCAAATGGTGAGAATCAGGTGTTATCGATGAAGTTGAAAGTTTCCTCTAACCAGTATCTTGAATATCGTTATGAGTTAAAACCTGACGATTATATGCTTGATTTTGCCGTGCGCACCCAGGGTATGGAATCGGCCATTAATACGAGCCAGGCGATCAATCTGGATTGGCAACTAAAAAGTTTTAGAACAGAGAAAAGTGTTAAATACGAAAATCAATATACCGATCTGCGTTATCTTGAGAATGGCACTTTTGAGTATATGAATGCCATGAGTGACGAAGATGAAGAAGATGTTAATGACGTCAACTGGATCGCATTTAAGCAGCAGTTTTTTACTTCTGTTTTATTGGCAGAGGATAAGTTCGAATCGGCAAAACTGATTTCCAAGAACCTTGTTAAAAACGAGGATACGGATACGGTTTATACCAAGCAATATCAAGCACTTATTCCTTTGCAAGCGAAAAACGGAGAGCTTGCCTACAATATGAACATGTATTACGGGCCTGTTGATTACGCCGTGCTTAGCCAGTACAAAGGAAAACAGATGGACAGGATTGTAAGTTTGGGTTGGGGTATCTTCCGATGGATCAATAAGTATGTGTTTATTCCAGTTTTCAGTGTTTTAAGTTCGTTTATAGGGAGCTTTGGTATTGTAATCATATTGATGACCATCGTAGTTCGAATCATCATGTCACCTGTGGTATACAAGTCTTATCTTTCAAGTGCTAAAATGAAGGTCCTAAGACCTGAGATGCAGGAGATCAATGATAAATGGAAAGGTAAGGAGAATGCCATGAAACGTCAGCAGGAAACCATGGCGCTTCAGCGAAAGGCTGGTGTGAATCCTTTGAGCGGCTGTATACCGGCGCTTATTCAGATGCCTGTCTTCTTTGCCCTTTTCAGATTTTTCCCTGCCAATATCGATATCAGGCAACATGGATTTTTATGGGCAGATGACCTTTCAGCCTATGATGAAGTATTGAAACTTCCTTTTAAGATCCCATTTTACGGGGACCACGTAAGTTTATTTCCAATTTTGGCTTCCGTTGCAATATTCTTCTATATGCAGATGACCCAGAGTCAGCAGATGAACATGCAGCAGCCACAGCAGGAAGGAATGCCGGATATGCAGAAAATGATGAAGATGATGATGTGGTTCTCACCCATCATGATGATGTTCTTTTTCAACAGCTATGCAAGTAGTTTGAGTTTGTATTACTTTGTTTCCAACTTGTTAACAATTGCCATTATGCTTGTGATTAAGCACTTTATTCTTGATGAAGACAAGATCCATGCTCAAATACAAGAAAACAAGAAACGTCCTGAAAAGAAGAAGAGCGCATTCCGTCAACGTCTTGATGAAGCCATGAAGCAGGCTCAGGAACAACAGGAAAGGCAAAAGCGAGGAAGATAA
- a CDS encoding aminotransferase class V-fold PLP-dependent enzyme yields MSLEKYFDKFRQQIIGLNETFVTPYGEQKMIYADWTASGRLYRPIEEKMLNEFGPFVANTHTETTFSGSAMTLAYHEARQIIKRHVNAGEDCALIAEGTGMTGVINKFQRILGLKVSENLRELSDAIPEEKKPVVFITHMEHHSNQTSWLETIADVEIINCDKEGLVDYEDLYRLLDRYKNKEMKIASVTACSNVTGIQPDYHRIAKIMHQHDGVCFVDFACSAPYVHIDMHPEDKEASLDAIFFSPHKFLGGPGTSGVLIFNKSLYKNMIPDNPGGGTVNWTNPWGEHKYLDDIETREDGGTPGFLQTIKIALAVQLKEEMGTQQIHDRENEIIDIVFEKLLPIENLTLLAGQHRDRLGVFSFFIDDLHYNLGVKLLNDRFGVQTRGGCSCAGTYGHFLLHVDQNQSHELMEKMEQGCLIERPGWIRMSIHPTTTDKEVRFICEAIRQVAENFKEWSKDYSYEAQNNEFVHKSFTPSEKELVKQWFDL; encoded by the coding sequence ATGAGTTTAGAGAAGTATTTTGATAAGTTTCGCCAACAGATTATTGGATTAAATGAAACTTTCGTAACTCCATATGGAGAACAGAAGATGATTTATGCAGACTGGACGGCCAGCGGAAGACTGTACCGACCCATAGAGGAGAAAATGCTCAACGAATTTGGTCCTTTTGTGGCGAATACGCATACAGAAACTACTTTTTCAGGTTCAGCAATGACCTTGGCTTATCATGAGGCAAGGCAGATCATCAAAAGGCATGTAAACGCCGGGGAAGATTGTGCTCTAATCGCAGAAGGTACAGGAATGACCGGAGTGATCAATAAATTTCAGCGTATCCTGGGCTTAAAGGTTTCTGAAAATTTACGGGAACTTTCTGATGCGATTCCTGAGGAGAAAAAACCTGTAGTATTTATTACACACATGGAGCATCATTCCAACCAGACATCATGGCTGGAAACCATCGCTGATGTGGAGATCATTAATTGTGATAAAGAGGGCCTTGTAGATTATGAGGATTTGTATCGACTTCTAGACCGGTATAAAAACAAGGAAATGAAAATCGCTTCCGTAACAGCTTGTTCCAATGTAACAGGAATTCAACCGGATTACCACAGGATTGCCAAGATCATGCATCAGCATGATGGCGTTTGTTTCGTGGATTTTGCCTGCTCCGCGCCCTATGTGCATATCGATATGCATCCTGAAGACAAAGAAGCTTCATTAGATGCCATATTTTTCTCACCGCATAAATTTTTGGGAGGGCCAGGGACCTCAGGGGTGTTGATTTTTAATAAATCCCTTTATAAGAATATGATACCCGATAATCCCGGAGGAGGAACGGTGAACTGGACAAATCCATGGGGCGAACACAAGTACCTTGATGATATAGAAACGAGAGAAGACGGGGGTACTCCGGGTTTTTTACAAACCATAAAGATCGCTCTTGCAGTGCAGCTCAAAGAGGAGATGGGTACGCAGCAAATTCATGACAGAGAAAATGAGATTATCGATATCGTTTTTGAAAAGCTGTTGCCTATTGAGAATCTGACCCTTTTGGCAGGACAGCACAGAGACAGACTTGGTGTTTTTTCATTCTTTATTGATGACCTGCATTACAATTTGGGGGTTAAACTCCTCAACGATCGCTTTGGGGTTCAAACCAGAGGAGGATGTTCTTGTGCGGGAACTTATGGACATTTTTTGCTTCATGTGGATCAGAACCAATCCCATGAGCTGATGGAAAAAATGGAGCAGGGATGCCTCATTGAAAGGCCAGGGTGGATTAGAATGTCGATACATCCAACCACAACAGACAAGGAGGTGCGCTTCATTTGCGAGGCCATCAGGCAGGTTGCCGAGAACTTTAAGGAATGGTCAAAAGACTACAGCTACGAAGCACAGAATAACGAATTTGTCCACAAATCTTTTACGCCAAGCGAAAAAGAGTTGGTAAAACAGTGGTTTGATCTTTAG
- the glmM gene encoding phosphoglucosamine mutase, with amino-acid sequence MTLIKSISGIRGTIGGNVDDNLTPLDAVKFASAYGTWLLKRNPSDKKCKVVIGRDARISGKMISSLVANTLVGLGIDVVDLGLSTTPTVEVAVPLENADGGIIVTASHNPKQWNALKLLNEKGEFLDAEEGGVILDLALSQDFDYAEVDKLGRYSKLKNYFKKHIDEVLNLPLVDAEGIRKANFKVVVDAVNSTGGLAIPQLLEALGVECIKLYCDPTGHFPHNPEPLPEHLKEISKLVVEENANLGIVVDPDVDRLAIVNEDGSMFGEEYTLVACADYVLSKKSGNTVSNLSSSRALRDVTEKHGGTYEASAVGEVNVVKLMKKNKVVIGGEGNGGIIYPESHYGRDSLVGVALFLSHLAQLKVSCKELRDSYPQYFMSKNKIELTPQIDVDAILSAMSKKYSEEDISTIDGVKIDFEKEWVHLRKSNTEPIIRIYTESGSQEAADELALRFIEEIKVIAGL; translated from the coding sequence ATGACTTTAATAAAATCTATTTCCGGAATTCGCGGAACGATCGGCGGAAATGTCGATGATAATTTAACTCCATTGGATGCCGTAAAATTTGCATCTGCTTATGGAACATGGCTCCTAAAAAGAAATCCTTCAGATAAAAAATGTAAGGTAGTGATCGGTCGGGATGCCAGGATTTCGGGCAAAATGATCAGCAGCCTGGTTGCAAATACTTTGGTCGGCCTTGGCATTGATGTGGTTGACCTGGGTTTATCCACAACGCCAACCGTAGAGGTAGCTGTCCCGCTTGAAAATGCAGATGGAGGAATCATAGTAACCGCCTCTCACAATCCGAAACAATGGAACGCCTTAAAACTGTTAAATGAAAAAGGCGAATTTCTGGATGCTGAAGAAGGAGGAGTTATTTTGGATCTTGCCCTTTCACAGGATTTTGACTATGCGGAAGTTGATAAACTGGGAAGATATTCCAAATTAAAAAATTACTTTAAAAAGCATATTGATGAAGTACTGAATTTACCTCTGGTTGATGCAGAAGGGATCAGGAAGGCAAATTTTAAAGTTGTTGTCGATGCCGTAAATTCAACAGGTGGGTTAGCGATTCCACAATTACTGGAAGCCTTAGGTGTTGAGTGCATTAAACTTTATTGTGACCCAACGGGCCATTTTCCTCATAATCCGGAGCCGTTACCGGAGCACCTTAAAGAAATTTCAAAACTGGTAGTTGAAGAAAATGCAAATCTGGGAATTGTAGTTGACCCTGACGTAGATCGACTGGCTATTGTCAATGAAGACGGAAGTATGTTTGGTGAAGAATATACCTTGGTTGCCTGTGCCGACTACGTATTGTCTAAAAAATCAGGAAATACCGTATCGAATCTTTCTTCTTCGCGTGCGCTTAGAGACGTTACAGAAAAACATGGTGGAACTTACGAAGCTTCTGCGGTAGGAGAGGTGAACGTGGTGAAACTGATGAAAAAAAATAAAGTGGTCATTGGTGGGGAAGGAAATGGAGGAATTATCTACCCTGAATCACATTATGGCCGAGATTCTCTTGTGGGAGTGGCTTTGTTTTTGAGCCACCTGGCACAGCTGAAGGTTTCCTGTAAAGAATTACGCGATTCATATCCTCAGTATTTTATGAGCAAGAACAAGATCGAATTAACGCCGCAGATTGATGTAGACGCTATCCTTTCAGCGATGAGCAAAAAATATTCGGAGGAAGACATCAGCACCATTGATGGTGTAAAGATCGATTTTGAAAAAGAATGGGTACATTTGAGGAAGTCGAATACCGAACCTATTATTCGAATTTATACAGAAAGCGGTTCGCAAGAGGCCGCTGATGAGCTGGCATTACGCTTTATTGAGGAAATCAAAGTGATTGCAGGGCTTTAA
- a CDS encoding rhomboid family intramembrane serine protease, which yields MNTAVIVIIVANVVVSLKGFSDRLFFERYKFQIGPIIKGEKIRLLASGFLHVDQSHLFFNMLTLYFFADPVIKYIGVPKFLAVYFGSLLAGSLFALSFHKKEPYYSAVGASGAVMGIVYASIMLNPGMNLYLFFIPIPIPAYVFGVGYLLYSIFGMKKQWGNIGHSAHIGGAIGGYILAIIFYPSILSNNLLIVILLAIPIILMFVFKDKLESR from the coding sequence ATGAATACTGCCGTCATTGTAATCATTGTTGCTAATGTTGTCGTTTCTCTGAAAGGATTTAGTGACAGATTGTTTTTTGAGCGCTATAAGTTTCAGATTGGACCGATCATAAAAGGTGAAAAAATCAGGCTTCTCGCCTCTGGTTTTTTGCATGTGGATCAGTCCCACCTGTTCTTTAACATGCTGACCCTATATTTCTTTGCGGACCCTGTAATCAAATACATTGGGGTTCCTAAGTTTTTAGCCGTATATTTTGGATCCTTGCTTGCCGGTAGCCTCTTTGCACTTAGTTTTCATAAAAAGGAACCTTATTACAGTGCAGTGGGTGCGTCGGGAGCTGTGATGGGTATTGTCTATGCATCGATCATGCTTAACCCGGGAATGAATCTGTATTTGTTCTTTATTCCTATTCCAATTCCAGCTTATGTCTTTGGGGTAGGGTACCTATTGTATTCGATTTTTGGAATGAAGAAACAATGGGGAAACATAGGCCATAGTGCACATATCGGAGGCGCCATAGGAGGTTATATTCTAGCCATTATTTTCTATCCAAGTATACTTTCTAATAATCTGTTGATTGTGATTCTGTTGGCTATTCCAATTATTTTAATGTTTGTTTTCAAGGATAAACTTGAAAGCCGTTAG
- a CDS encoding lysophospholipid acyltransferase family protein: MNASISFLLDICGAMLQLITYIFVYPFIVLISILPFRILYLLSDGLFFILYHVLGYRKKVVMNNLKIAFPDKPEAELKKIRKEFFHHFLDIFMEMIKTFSISNEEILRRFKLTNPEELKAFMDKHENILLMSSHYGNFEWLFSLNLRVEHHGFAAYKKVKNKYFNDYIVRSRSKFNTTLVPTKQLIEQLAKNDATGDRYVYGMLVDQSPKLHKTYHWSNFFGVEVPVITGTEMLAKKYDYAVMYIETAKIRRGFYETKMEILSENPREVPDFGITDLFMKKLEAHITREPAYYFWSHKRFKHMRLNKEQEN, translated from the coding sequence ATGAATGCCAGTATCAGTTTTTTACTTGATATTTGCGGCGCTATGCTGCAACTCATCACTTATATTTTTGTCTATCCGTTTATCGTTTTGATCTCGATACTTCCTTTCAGGATATTATACCTTTTATCTGATGGGCTCTTTTTTATACTCTATCATGTTCTTGGGTATAGAAAAAAGGTGGTAATGAATAATTTAAAAATTGCTTTTCCGGACAAACCTGAAGCTGAGCTAAAGAAGATCAGAAAAGAATTTTTCCACCATTTCCTGGATATCTTTATGGAAATGATCAAGACTTTTAGTATATCCAATGAAGAAATCCTAAGGAGATTCAAACTTACCAATCCGGAGGAGTTAAAAGCGTTTATGGACAAGCATGAGAATATTTTACTTATGAGCTCGCATTATGGCAACTTTGAGTGGTTGTTTAGTTTAAACCTGCGTGTGGAGCACCATGGTTTTGCAGCCTATAAAAAGGTCAAGAACAAATATTTTAATGACTATATTGTTCGGTCAAGAAGTAAATTTAATACCACGCTGGTCCCAACAAAGCAATTGATCGAACAGCTGGCTAAAAATGATGCCACAGGCGACAGATATGTCTACGGAATGCTGGTAGATCAATCACCAAAATTACACAAGACCTATCACTGGTCCAATTTTTTCGGAGTCGAGGTCCCGGTCATTACGGGAACTGAAATGCTTGCCAAAAAATATGACTATGCCGTAATGTATATCGAGACTGCTAAAATCAGAAGAGGCTTTTATGAGACCAAAATGGAGATTTTAAGTGAAAATCCAAGAGAAGTCCCTGACTTTGGCATCACAGACCTTTTTATGAAAAAACTGGAGGCTCATATAACCAGAGAACCTGCATATTACTTCTGGAGTCATAAAAGATTTAAGCATATGAGGCTTAATAAGGAGCAAGAAAATTAA
- a CDS encoding DUF1697 domain-containing protein has product MNIYIALLRGINVSGKNVMKMADLKNALSGLNLEYLQTYVQSGNLVFMSEEDDSETLSKSISGLIFQKFNYQVEVKVLKQKEFHQNLAENPYLDRPLIDVKKLYYINLFGILSSEDFDKLIERDKFSEEMVLGKTGQIIYVLYNNGFGRSKLTHRYFENKLKVFVTARNHNTMTKLDILSDNLKNIK; this is encoded by the coding sequence ATGAATATTTACATCGCATTGCTCAGGGGAATTAATGTTTCAGGCAAGAATGTGATGAAAATGGCCGATTTGAAGAATGCACTTTCAGGACTTAATCTGGAGTATCTTCAAACCTATGTGCAAAGCGGTAATCTTGTGTTTATGTCCGAAGAGGATGATTCTGAAACCCTTTCCAAGTCTATTTCAGGCTTGATCTTTCAAAAATTTAATTATCAGGTAGAGGTTAAGGTGTTAAAACAGAAAGAGTTCCATCAAAACCTTGCGGAAAACCCATATTTGGATAGGCCGCTCATTGATGTTAAAAAACTATATTACATAAATCTATTTGGAATTTTGAGTTCGGAAGATTTTGATAAACTTATTGAACGGGATAAGTTTAGCGAAGAAATGGTTCTGGGGAAAACAGGTCAAATTATTTATGTACTTTACAACAACGGCTTCGGCAGATCAAAACTTACGCATCGCTATTTTGAAAATAAACTCAAGGTTTTTGTGACGGCAAGGAATCATAACACGATGACAAAACTTGATATTCTGTCTGATAACCTAAAGAACATCAAATGA